From the Aquitalea magnusonii genome, one window contains:
- a CDS encoding transporter substrate-binding domain-containing protein produces the protein MKKILLASLMAAFAGHALAADLLDTVKQRGTLKIAVEGTYPPFTFKDANQKLTGFDVEVATEVAKRLKVKPEFTTGEWSGLLAGLQAGKFDVVVNQVGITDKRKETFDFSQPYTFSSAQLIVRKNETRVFKSLDDLKGKKVGVGQGSNYADMVKAVNGIEVKVYPSAPENLQDLASGRIDAALNDSLLIPFAIKQAKLPLKAGHPVGDVTTMGIPFAKNNPKFKQAVDKALNDMKADGSFKKISLKWFGIDVSKAPTAAK, from the coding sequence ATGAAAAAAATCCTGCTCGCCTCTCTGATGGCCGCTTTTGCCGGCCATGCCCTTGCCGCTGACCTGCTGGATACCGTCAAGCAGCGCGGTACGCTGAAAATTGCCGTGGAAGGTACTTATCCGCCCTTTACCTTCAAGGATGCCAATCAAAAGCTCACCGGCTTTGATGTGGAAGTGGCCACCGAAGTGGCCAAGCGCCTGAAAGTGAAGCCGGAATTCACCACCGGCGAGTGGAGCGGTCTGCTGGCTGGCCTGCAGGCAGGCAAGTTTGACGTGGTGGTCAATCAGGTGGGCATTACCGACAAGCGCAAGGAAACCTTCGACTTTTCCCAGCCCTATACCTTCTCCAGCGCCCAACTGATTGTGCGCAAGAACGAGACGCGCGTGTTCAAGTCGCTGGACGACCTGAAAGGCAAGAAGGTAGGGGTGGGCCAGGGCAGCAACTATGCCGACATGGTCAAGGCGGTGAATGGTATCGAGGTGAAGGTGTACCCGTCGGCACCGGAGAACCTGCAAGACCTGGCCTCCGGCCGGATTGATGCGGCACTGAACGACAGCCTGCTGATTCCGTTTGCCATCAAGCAAGCCAAGCTGCCCTTGAAGGCTGGTCATCCGGTAGGCGATGTCACCACCATGGGCATTCCGTTTGCCAAGAACAACCCCAAGTTCAAGCAGGCGGTGGACAAGGCACTGAATGACATGAAGGCTGATGGCAGCTTCAAGAAAATTTCGCTGAAGTGGTTCGGTATCGACGTGTCCAAGGCACCGACCGCCGCCAAGTAA
- a CDS encoding sulfite exporter TauE/SafE family protein, whose protein sequence is MSYFSQPLPLPLLALIAAAGLYAGIQNALAGGGSFITFPALLLAGLNPLAANMSSTIALFPSQITSALAGRKLVGGVGPVPFRHLFAVSLIGGVLGALLLLSTPVSIFTRLVPWLVLFATSVFAWGSFRRKPVVDPDAPPRHLPTPLLLLIQGVIAVYGGYFGGGIGFLMLAALTIAGQQVRMATATKNALAMTMNASAVAIFAFSPQINWAAVLALGLGGIAGGVVGGWLMHRLPERHLRGFVVVVGTALTIWLFIR, encoded by the coding sequence ATGTCTTATTTTTCGCAGCCTTTACCGCTGCCCCTGCTGGCACTGATTGCCGCAGCCGGCCTGTACGCCGGCATTCAGAATGCACTGGCGGGCGGCGGCTCCTTCATTACCTTTCCCGCCTTGTTGCTGGCCGGGCTTAATCCCTTGGCCGCCAATATGAGCAGCACTATTGCGCTGTTTCCCAGCCAGATCACCTCGGCGCTGGCCGGGCGCAAGCTGGTGGGCGGGGTGGGGCCGGTGCCGTTTCGTCATCTGTTTGCCGTCAGCCTGATCGGCGGGGTGCTGGGAGCCTTGTTGCTGCTCTCCACCCCGGTCAGCATCTTTACCCGGCTGGTGCCGTGGCTGGTGTTGTTTGCCACCAGCGTGTTTGCCTGGGGCAGTTTCCGCCGCAAGCCGGTGGTGGACCCGGATGCGCCGCCACGGCATTTGCCCACCCCGCTATTGCTGCTGATTCAGGGCGTGATTGCGGTGTATGGCGGTTATTTTGGTGGTGGCATCGGTTTTCTGATGCTGGCGGCGCTCACCATTGCCGGTCAGCAGGTGCGCATGGCCACAGCCACCAAGAACGCACTGGCCATGACCATGAATGCGTCAGCGGTGGCGATTTTTGCCTTTTCCCCCCAGATCAACTGGGCGGCGGTGCTGGCGCTGGGTCTGGGCGGCATTGCCGGTGGCGTGGTGGGCGGCTGGCTGATGCACCGTCTGCCGGAGCGCCATTTGCGTGGCTTTGTGGTGGTGGTGGGAACCGCACTGACGATATGGCTGTTTATCCGCTGA
- a CDS encoding DUF945 family protein, with translation MKAIKISAALLGLAVVGWCGIAPGIVGMRYEEKMRGDFATMSDKAGGSMLSLQQFDRGWFSSTAKVHLKLPIGGQMQVLQLDYKIKQLPLPFMRWSRTDISFTPLDEQGKPGIPLPLTLQSIRNTNGSNDSHLTGHDVIVNNAAGTFTFSIEGSAHTRKGEPVSFDLTLPKFSFQAASTGSNGLAVRLNDLKLNGKLSTFNTPDVPWTSQLEQQMGEVTVLAGSTPLFQFGPSHMTIKLDDKGGNFDLSYLTHLNTLKMSLPGQQPLELDNIDMDYSYGNLNKRALIAWQADSVALASRADLRNNPAAMQQESMALLTKHMGALLAQSPSFNLQRLSMHMPKGSIQGSFSIGFDGSGVKPADITLPWLATQGQQRSTLQASLAVERTLLDALAPSAQAKAQAEMMLTQWQTQGLIKNDGKVISTKLLFDRTGVKANGQPLNLPGLMSGMNSRPAPSAPAPEAAPAMPPAAGQSSTAPAAASKTTSPAASMPPANTAPAPAAAPAAAATTLATATAPETKTGSRHTQLPGPRLDLRYCLRQHSDLAIMRCANHSR, from the coding sequence ATGAAGGCAATCAAGATAAGCGCGGCACTACTGGGCCTGGCGGTGGTGGGATGGTGTGGTATCGCCCCCGGCATTGTCGGCATGCGCTACGAAGAAAAAATGCGCGGCGACTTTGCCACCATGTCAGACAAGGCTGGCGGCTCCATGCTCAGCCTGCAACAGTTTGACCGCGGCTGGTTCAGCTCCACCGCCAAGGTACACCTGAAACTGCCCATCGGCGGCCAGATGCAAGTGCTGCAACTGGACTACAAGATCAAGCAACTGCCGCTCCCCTTCATGCGCTGGTCCCGTACCGACATCAGCTTCACGCCACTGGATGAACAGGGCAAGCCCGGTATTCCCCTGCCGCTCACGCTCCAAAGCATCCGCAATACCAATGGCAGCAATGACAGCCATCTGACCGGCCACGACGTCATCGTCAACAATGCAGCCGGCACCTTTACCTTCAGCATCGAAGGTAGCGCCCATACCCGGAAGGGAGAGCCGGTCAGCTTCGATCTGACCCTGCCCAAGTTCAGCTTTCAGGCGGCCAGCACCGGCAGTAACGGCCTGGCCGTGCGCCTGAACGATCTCAAGCTCAATGGCAAACTGAGCACCTTCAATACGCCCGATGTCCCCTGGACCTCGCAACTTGAGCAGCAGATGGGCGAAGTCACCGTGCTGGCAGGCAGCACCCCGCTGTTCCAGTTTGGACCCAGCCACATGACGATCAAGCTGGATGACAAGGGCGGTAACTTCGACCTGAGCTACCTGACGCATCTGAACACACTGAAAATGTCACTGCCCGGTCAGCAGCCGCTGGAGCTGGACAATATCGACATGGACTACAGCTACGGCAATCTGAACAAGCGGGCGCTGATTGCCTGGCAAGCCGACAGCGTGGCACTGGCCAGCCGTGCCGACCTGCGCAACAATCCGGCCGCCATGCAACAGGAATCCATGGCCTTGCTTACCAAGCACATGGGGGCCTTGCTGGCACAATCACCCTCCTTCAATCTGCAACGCCTGTCCATGCACATGCCCAAGGGCAGCATCCAGGGCAGTTTCTCCATTGGCTTCGATGGCAGCGGCGTCAAGCCCGCCGACATCACCCTGCCCTGGCTGGCCACGCAAGGCCAGCAGCGCAGCACGCTGCAAGCCAGCCTGGCCGTCGAACGCACCTTGCTTGACGCCCTGGCTCCCTCAGCACAGGCCAAGGCACAAGCCGAGATGATGCTGACCCAATGGCAAACACAGGGCCTGATCAAGAACGATGGCAAGGTTATCAGCACCAAGCTGCTGTTTGATCGCACTGGGGTAAAAGCCAATGGTCAGCCACTGAACCTGCCGGGCCTCATGTCGGGGATGAACAGCAGGCCCGCGCCAAGTGCGCCAGCGCCGGAGGCAGCGCCGGCCATGCCGCCAGCAGCCGGGCAGAGCAGCACAGCACCCGCAGCGGCCAGCAAAACGACAAGCCCGGCCGCCAGCATGCCTCCGGCCAACACAGCCCCCGCCCCGGCAGCGGCCCCTGCCGCCGCAGCCACCACGCTGGCAACCGCAACCGCTCCGGAAACCAAAACAGGCTCACGCCACACGCAACTGCCCGGCCCCCGGCTTGACCTGCGCTACTGCCTGCGCCAGCACAGCGACCTGGCCATCATGCGCTGCGCCAACCACAGCCGTTAG
- the mcrC gene encoding 5-methylcytosine-specific restriction endonuclease system specificity protein McrC translates to MGLIAPPISAESGFTPGFVGRIPVRNLWLLMLYASDLFRSGGTAHVAVEESPDELPDLVAEILAHAVETRLHRQLSLGYRSREEWLSRVRGRIDALTTERRRLLDRGLVACRFAELTIDTPRNRFVRAALASVARLVKKASVAHRCRSLAAAMRARGVAGQPPTRAQMSTDRFGRHDADDQLMVAAAQLAYDLSLPTESAGSNVLAMPGREEAWARRLFERAVGGLYAVALSPLGWHVRCGTTLQWQILSKTDGIDDILPAMRTDVVLDHGGLGRRIVIDTKFTSIVTAGWYREQSLRSGYLYQMYTYLRSQVGCGDALADSASGLLLHPTVGAMIDETVVIQGHPLRFATVDLAAKPAEIRAQLLRCIEQS, encoded by the coding sequence ATGGGTCTGATCGCGCCACCGATTTCCGCCGAATCAGGATTCACGCCCGGATTCGTGGGGCGCATTCCTGTCCGGAACCTCTGGCTCTTGATGCTGTATGCATCGGACCTGTTTCGGTCTGGCGGCACCGCCCATGTGGCGGTCGAAGAAAGCCCCGATGAATTACCCGATCTGGTGGCAGAAATCTTGGCCCATGCCGTTGAGACTCGGTTGCACCGTCAGCTGAGCCTGGGCTACCGATCTCGGGAAGAGTGGCTCAGCCGCGTCCGTGGGCGCATTGATGCGCTGACCACGGAGCGGCGGCGCTTGTTGGATCGCGGCTTGGTGGCCTGCCGCTTTGCCGAACTCACCATCGACACGCCACGGAATCGTTTTGTCCGCGCAGCCTTGGCGTCCGTTGCCAGGCTGGTCAAGAAGGCCTCCGTCGCCCACCGGTGCCGGTCTCTCGCAGCCGCGATGCGGGCCCGAGGCGTCGCAGGGCAGCCGCCGACCCGCGCCCAAATGAGCACTGATCGATTCGGTCGCCATGATGCGGATGATCAGTTGATGGTGGCAGCCGCCCAGCTGGCCTATGACCTGTCGCTGCCCACGGAATCCGCCGGCAGTAACGTGCTGGCCATGCCTGGCCGGGAGGAAGCTTGGGCTCGTCGTCTGTTTGAGCGCGCCGTGGGTGGCCTGTATGCCGTGGCGCTCAGTCCACTCGGGTGGCATGTTCGTTGCGGCACCACCCTGCAGTGGCAAATCTTGTCCAAGACCGACGGTATAGATGACATCTTGCCCGCCATGCGGACCGACGTGGTGCTCGATCATGGTGGCTTGGGGCGACGTATCGTCATCGACACCAAGTTCACCTCCATCGTGACGGCAGGGTGGTATCGGGAGCAAAGCCTGCGCAGCGGCTACCTCTACCAGATGTACACCTATCTGAGGTCGCAGGTGGGCTGCGGTGATGCGCTGGCAGACTCAGCCAGTGGCTTGCTGTTGCACCCCACCGTTGGAGCGATGATCGATGAGACAGTCGTCATCCAGGGCCATCCGCTCCGCTTTGCGACCGTGGACTTGGCAGCAAAGCCAGCCGAGATTCGTGCGCAGTTGCTAAGGTGTATCGAACAGTCATAA
- a CDS encoding McrB family protein, protein MMRIEMMNAGSSQTAATTWFVGASFGHTDDQSARFIAEGIWEVSAPSQKEQALVRSMRPGERIAIKAAYVRKHGLPFDNRRQPVSVMGIKAIGVITENPQDGERVNVQWQSADGVREWYFYTYRPTIWRVVPGEWNADALIAFAFEGKPQDIERFRNAPYWKDRFGTLFQWADFYEAVAEKLLAYASNRAPLIQGIHQMAQRVQGLGYLQDKFPDGSSGPLQDICPFTVMGTFNRGMTDANRKLIAAELAKLLGVSVPVPATFEGIPVLNNQRSWFFRYADKRGAGDIDALWCVFAAAQALVEDDGPASRDEFIEAYDAATQVWGVAWNLSTGLYWAAPWEFPTLDSQSRHYIQKRLGVPITTPAPQAPCDAATYLQLADDLRTRFAEDDYPVHSFPELSLASWQFKDATPVPQVDEATPDLPQEDGGEELAAEVVQSQAPIVPYSLADITRDGCFLPEPELELMLDRLRTKKNLILQGPPGTGKTWLAKRLAFALMGQKDDSKLRAVQFHPNLSYEDFVRGWRPTGEGKLTLADGVFMEAIKAAKKEPAAKFVVVIEEINRGNPAQVFGELLTLLEAGKRTPSEALELCYPDADGVRRPVHIPENLHVIGTMNIADRSLALVDLALRRRFAFVGLEPRLGPAWRNWVVSTCGVDEALASDIERRMAELNEQIAADARLGKQFRIGHSYVTPVHRLEAGSTRRWFQQVVETEIGPLLEEVWFDSPEEAHQATARLLQGW, encoded by the coding sequence ATGATGAGAATCGAAATGATGAATGCAGGATCAAGCCAAACTGCCGCTACAACCTGGTTCGTCGGGGCCAGCTTTGGTCACACCGATGATCAGAGCGCCCGCTTCATTGCTGAAGGTATTTGGGAGGTCAGCGCCCCCAGCCAGAAGGAGCAGGCCCTGGTCCGCTCCATGCGGCCTGGTGAGCGCATTGCCATCAAAGCCGCTTATGTGCGCAAGCACGGCCTGCCCTTCGACAATCGCCGGCAGCCGGTGTCCGTCATGGGTATCAAGGCCATCGGTGTCATCACCGAAAACCCGCAGGACGGTGAGCGCGTCAACGTGCAGTGGCAGTCCGCCGATGGCGTGCGCGAGTGGTACTTCTATACCTACCGTCCCACCATCTGGCGCGTTGTGCCTGGCGAGTGGAATGCGGATGCGCTGATCGCGTTTGCGTTTGAAGGCAAGCCGCAAGACATTGAGCGATTCCGCAACGCGCCGTACTGGAAGGACCGCTTCGGCACCCTGTTCCAGTGGGCAGACTTCTACGAGGCCGTCGCCGAGAAACTGCTGGCCTACGCCAGCAACCGAGCGCCGCTCATTCAGGGCATCCATCAGATGGCCCAGCGCGTGCAGGGCCTGGGTTACTTACAGGACAAATTCCCAGACGGAAGCAGCGGCCCGCTGCAGGACATCTGCCCGTTCACAGTCATGGGCACGTTCAACCGAGGTATGACGGACGCCAACCGCAAGCTGATTGCGGCAGAGCTGGCGAAGCTGCTGGGCGTCAGCGTGCCTGTGCCCGCGACGTTCGAAGGCATCCCGGTGCTCAACAACCAGCGCTCCTGGTTCTTCCGCTATGCGGACAAGCGAGGGGCCGGAGACATTGATGCCCTGTGGTGCGTCTTTGCTGCGGCACAGGCGCTGGTGGAAGACGACGGGCCGGCCAGCCGCGACGAGTTCATCGAGGCCTATGATGCCGCGACCCAGGTTTGGGGTGTGGCGTGGAACCTGTCCACGGGCTTGTACTGGGCTGCTCCATGGGAGTTTCCGACGCTGGACAGCCAGTCGCGGCACTATATCCAGAAGCGCCTTGGTGTTCCGATCACCACGCCAGCACCGCAAGCGCCCTGTGATGCGGCCACCTACTTGCAACTGGCCGATGACTTGCGCACACGGTTCGCTGAGGACGACTACCCGGTGCACAGCTTCCCGGAATTGTCGCTGGCATCGTGGCAGTTCAAGGATGCGACGCCGGTGCCTCAGGTGGATGAGGCCACACCGGACCTGCCCCAGGAAGACGGAGGCGAAGAGCTTGCAGCCGAGGTCGTTCAGTCTCAGGCGCCCATCGTTCCCTACTCGCTCGCTGATATCACGCGCGACGGCTGCTTTCTGCCGGAGCCAGAGCTTGAGTTGATGCTGGACCGACTGCGCACCAAGAAGAACCTGATCCTGCAGGGGCCTCCCGGCACCGGCAAAACCTGGCTGGCCAAGCGATTGGCCTTTGCTTTGATGGGGCAAAAGGACGATAGCAAGCTCAGAGCCGTTCAGTTCCACCCGAATCTTTCGTACGAGGACTTCGTGCGTGGCTGGCGTCCCACTGGTGAAGGCAAGCTGACGCTGGCCGATGGTGTCTTCATGGAAGCCATCAAGGCCGCAAAGAAGGAGCCCGCCGCCAAGTTCGTTGTTGTCATCGAGGAGATCAACCGAGGCAATCCCGCGCAGGTGTTCGGTGAACTACTGACGCTGCTGGAGGCGGGCAAGCGCACCCCCAGCGAGGCGTTGGAGCTGTGCTACCCCGACGCTGACGGCGTACGGCGGCCGGTCCACATCCCCGAGAACCTTCATGTGATCGGCACCATGAACATCGCGGACCGGTCGCTGGCGCTGGTCGATTTGGCGCTGCGGCGCCGCTTTGCGTTTGTGGGGCTTGAGCCTCGGCTTGGGCCCGCATGGCGGAACTGGGTGGTGTCTACCTGCGGAGTCGATGAAGCGCTCGCCTCAGACATCGAGCGACGCATGGCCGAGCTGAATGAGCAGATTGCAGCGGATGCACGCTTGGGCAAGCAGTTCCGAATCGGTCACAGCTATGTCACACCTGTGCATCGGCTGGAGGCGGGTAGCACGCGGCGATGGTTCCAGCAAGTCGTGGAGACAGAAATCGGCCCCCTGTTGGAAGAGGTTTGGTTTGACTCCCCCGAGGAGGCGCATCAGGCCACCGCAAGGTTGCTGCAGGGCTGGTGA
- a CDS encoding type I restriction endonuclease subunit R: MHKEVDFENDIEHALVTHGGYEKGDPNAYDAETALFPADVLAFVQKTQPKIWTRLTQLDATKAPGMLLDSLVKELAAKGMLAILREGFKCVGKTVRLAYFAPNTGLDPASTERYDDNRLTVIRQVNTKSGAIPDVVLAVNGLPVATLELKNPMSATCWNVEHAKHQYRFERDPKELLFAFKQRCLVHFAVDTELVFMTTKLEGKDTFFLPFNLGHNHAAGNPPVMDGDGGDVRTAYLWRQVLVRDSLMDILARFIHLDVEEKTVVTEKGIKRHRKETMIFPRYHQLDAVRALTSHAQAHGSGHNYLIQHSAGSGKSNSIAWLAHRLSSLHDAANEKIFHSVVVITDRRVLDQQLQNTIFQFEHKLGVVQKIDENTQQLAKALADGVPIIISTIQKFPFITQAIRTLEANGKGVAISTAGKRFAVIVDEAHSSQSGETAMELRKILNKDGIEAAIAEQLLDLDDEALSEDAKKELLREQLKRVKQPNLSFFAFTATPKFKTLAVFNEPGPNGKAPFHHYSMRQAIEEGFIHDVLKYYTHYKRYYKLIQKVEEDPAVPRRKAAKALARFVQFHDYEIAQKVEVIVEHFRTHSRHKIGGRAKAMVVTNSREHAVRYKLGFDKYIKDQEYTDVKSLVAFSGEIMLKEFADKKFTEVGMNNGLKESELPEKFNTEEYQVLLVAEKYQTGFDQPLLHSMYVDKRLSGIQAVQTLSRLNRTTRGKTDTFVLDFVNEPEEIYAAFKPYYEATEKGEDTDPQQLNTLAYTLAGWKVYTAEEVSAWCEIWFRNRMNPTGGEHKKLNALLDLAVERFKDLGEEDQNLFKGQLVSFRNLYAFVSQVIPYQDSDHEKLFSYARFLLTKLPRTVDSRTVQVDDEVELKYYRLQKISEGAIDLKAGEPDALYGPTEVGTGQADEDVQLSTLVGKLNERFGTEFTPADQLFFDQVRETAVANEQLRQAVMANSIENFEPVFNKQLENLFIERMDGNEDIFVRLMNDEAFRSVAASHLMRAVYQQVKASGK, encoded by the coding sequence ATGCACAAAGAAGTCGACTTTGAAAACGACATCGAGCACGCGCTGGTCACCCATGGTGGCTATGAAAAGGGCGACCCGAACGCCTATGACGCCGAAACGGCGCTGTTTCCGGCAGATGTCCTTGCCTTTGTGCAGAAGACGCAACCCAAGATCTGGACGCGATTGACGCAGCTTGACGCCACCAAGGCCCCCGGCATGCTGCTGGACAGCCTGGTGAAGGAACTGGCCGCAAAAGGGATGTTGGCCATCCTGCGCGAGGGCTTCAAGTGCGTGGGCAAGACGGTGCGGCTGGCCTACTTTGCGCCCAACACAGGGCTGGACCCGGCGAGTACCGAGCGCTACGACGACAACCGGCTCACCGTCATCCGTCAGGTCAATACCAAGAGCGGGGCCATTCCGGATGTAGTGCTGGCAGTGAACGGCCTGCCTGTGGCGACACTGGAACTTAAAAACCCCATGTCAGCCACGTGCTGGAATGTGGAGCATGCCAAGCACCAGTACCGGTTTGAGCGCGACCCGAAGGAGTTGCTGTTCGCCTTCAAGCAGCGCTGTCTGGTGCACTTTGCGGTGGATACCGAGCTGGTGTTCATGACGACCAAGCTGGAGGGCAAGGACACGTTCTTCCTTCCCTTCAACCTGGGCCACAATCATGCAGCCGGCAACCCGCCCGTGATGGACGGCGACGGTGGCGATGTCCGCACCGCCTACCTGTGGCGCCAGGTGCTGGTGCGGGACAGCCTGATGGACATCCTGGCGCGGTTCATCCATCTCGATGTCGAGGAGAAGACCGTCGTCACTGAGAAGGGCATCAAGCGCCACCGCAAGGAGACGATGATCTTCCCGCGCTACCATCAGTTGGACGCGGTGCGGGCATTGACCAGCCATGCACAGGCGCATGGTTCGGGGCACAACTACCTGATCCAGCATTCGGCGGGGTCGGGCAAGTCGAACTCCATTGCCTGGCTGGCGCACCGCCTTTCCAGCCTGCACGACGCGGCCAACGAGAAGATCTTCCACTCGGTGGTGGTGATTACGGACCGACGTGTGCTGGATCAGCAATTGCAGAACACCATCTTCCAGTTCGAGCACAAGCTGGGCGTGGTGCAGAAGATCGACGAGAACACACAGCAATTGGCCAAGGCCTTGGCCGATGGCGTGCCCATCATCATTTCCACCATCCAGAAGTTCCCGTTCATCACGCAGGCCATCCGAACGTTGGAGGCCAATGGCAAGGGTGTGGCGATCTCCACTGCGGGCAAGCGCTTTGCGGTGATCGTGGATGAGGCGCATAGCTCGCAGAGCGGTGAAACCGCGATGGAGTTGCGCAAGATCCTGAACAAGGATGGCATTGAGGCGGCCATCGCGGAGCAGTTGCTGGACCTGGACGATGAGGCCTTGAGTGAGGATGCGAAAAAGGAGCTGTTGCGTGAGCAGCTCAAACGCGTCAAGCAGCCCAACCTCAGCTTCTTCGCTTTTACCGCTACGCCTAAGTTCAAGACGCTGGCGGTCTTCAATGAGCCAGGTCCCAACGGCAAGGCACCGTTCCACCACTACAGCATGCGGCAAGCCATCGAGGAAGGCTTCATCCATGATGTGCTGAAGTACTACACGCACTACAAGCGGTACTACAAGCTGATCCAGAAGGTTGAGGAAGACCCGGCGGTGCCGCGCCGCAAGGCCGCCAAGGCCTTGGCCCGCTTCGTCCAGTTCCATGACTATGAGATTGCGCAGAAGGTGGAGGTGATCGTAGAACACTTCCGCACCCACTCGCGGCACAAGATCGGTGGCCGGGCCAAGGCGATGGTGGTGACCAACTCGCGTGAGCATGCCGTGCGCTACAAGCTGGGGTTCGACAAGTACATCAAGGACCAGGAGTACACCGATGTGAAGTCGCTGGTGGCCTTCTCAGGTGAAATCATGCTCAAGGAGTTCGCCGACAAGAAGTTTACCGAGGTGGGCATGAACAACGGCCTCAAGGAATCCGAGCTGCCAGAGAAGTTCAACACCGAGGAGTACCAGGTGTTACTGGTGGCCGAGAAGTACCAGACGGGCTTTGACCAACCGCTGCTGCACAGCATGTATGTGGACAAGCGCTTGTCGGGCATCCAGGCGGTGCAGACGCTGTCGCGCTTGAACCGCACGACTCGGGGCAAGACGGACACCTTCGTGCTCGACTTCGTCAACGAGCCGGAGGAGATCTACGCGGCCTTCAAGCCCTACTATGAGGCGACTGAGAAGGGCGAGGACACCGATCCTCAGCAGCTGAACACACTGGCCTACACCCTGGCTGGTTGGAAGGTTTACACCGCGGAGGAAGTGAGCGCTTGGTGTGAGATCTGGTTCCGCAACCGCATGAATCCGACTGGTGGGGAGCACAAGAAGCTGAACGCGCTGCTCGATCTGGCTGTTGAGCGGTTCAAGGACCTTGGCGAGGAAGACCAGAACCTGTTCAAGGGGCAGCTGGTCAGCTTTCGCAACCTGTACGCGTTCGTGTCCCAGGTCATTCCCTACCAGGACTCAGACCACGAGAAGCTGTTCTCCTATGCTCGCTTCCTGCTGACCAAGCTACCGCGTACGGTGGACAGCCGCACGGTGCAGGTGGATGACGAGGTGGAGCTCAAATACTACCGTCTGCAGAAGATTAGCGAAGGTGCAATTGATCTGAAGGCGGGTGAGCCTGACGCACTGTACGGACCAACCGAGGTGGGTACCGGCCAAGCGGATGAAGACGTGCAGCTGTCAACCCTGGTGGGCAAGCTCAACGAGCGATTCGGCACCGAGTTCACGCCGGCCGACCAGCTGTTCTTTGATCAGGTTCGGGAGACCGCCGTTGCCAACGAGCAGCTGCGCCAAGCGGTGATGGCCAACAGCATCGAGAACTTCGAACCTGTGTTCAACAAGCAACTCGAAAACCTGTTCATCGAGCGCATGGACGGTAATGAAGACATCTTCGTTCGCCTGATGAATGACGAGGCGTTCCGCAGTGTGGCTGCCAGCCACCTGATGCGCGCCGTGTACCAACAGGTCAAGGCTTCGGGCAAGTGA